The DNA window GCCGGGTGTCGGATAGAGGCCCACCTCCATGGGAATGGTGTAATACTTCTCCATCTCCTCGGCGGACAGACCGGCGGCTTGCGCCGTGATCTCCAGAATGACGGGAGCGGGATTTGGATACGCTTCAATATTGAGGCGCGAAAATGCGACCAGTCCTCCTGCGCAAAACACCACAAGACCAAGGACAATGATCGCGCTACGCGTCAGACCGAACTCGAGCAAAGACTTAATCAAGTGACCCCACAGATGTTTTTGGATGATCGAGATCCGGGCGGTTCAGCCGGCATCACCCAACAAGAGCTTGTTGCTCAAAAACACTGCCCCGTCCGTGACAACGGTTTCTCCGGGCTGAATACCCTCCAGGATCTGATCCCAGCCGTCCTGCTGCAGGCCGAGCTTGACGGTTCGCTTCACGAAACGACGGCCGTCGCCGGTGACCCACACCGTCATCGTCCCGTCGCCTTCCCTGACCACGCCTTCAGCGGGCACGGCCAGCGAACGGACCGGCTCGCCGACATGAATGACAAAACTTGCAAACATCCCGGATCGCAGGAGATGCTGGGGATCGTCGATTTCGGAACGAACCAGCTGCCGATGGCTGTTCGGGTCAATCATCGACCCTAGCGCCGTGACATGCCCCTTGAAGACGGTGTCAGGATAGGCCGGGACTTTGACTTCAACGTCCTGCCCCAGTTTGTAGGCCGGCGCATCCGTCTCGATGACATTCGCGATCATCCACATTGTCGACAAGTCCGCGACCGAAAACGGCGCCGGCGCATTGCCTGGCTGGGTCAGGAATCCAGGAGCCGCATTGCGAGTGACGATCTTTCCGGAGATAGGACTGGGAACAGCCAGCGTCGATTCCACTTTGCGCGCGCTAAGAATCTGTTCAATTTCCGCGTCGGACTTTCCGAAGATTCGTACCGCATTCTTCGCTGCCTTGAAGTTACCTTCCGCGGTTTGTTGATCTGACGTCGACTGGTCAACGTCTTTCTGCGCGCTGCCGCCAGACTTCAAGAGCTGGGTGGCCCGTGCGAGGGTTCGCTTTTGCAATTCAAGAACGCCTGCGCTCGCGAGAAGGGCTGATTCGGCTTGCAGGAGATCGGGGCTGTCAATCGTAAACAGGATATCGCCGGCCTTGACCTCATCGCCAATGTTGTGGAATGCCTGCAGGATTTTGCCCGGATACTGCGAAAATACCTGAACGAGCATGTTTTCGTTGAAGTCGATCGTACCAACGGCGGTTTTGAGAACCGCGAATTGACGTGATCCGACCGGAGCGATTTTTAGCGCGCCGGCCTGTTTTTCCGACAAATCGACAGCTGGCGTTTGCTCTGCATTGCCGGGCCCGGACTGCTCAGTCGCTGCAGAAGAGCTCCGCTCTGTCGACGCGGCCTGATTACCGGCGAGGCCAACGAAATCCCGCCCCCAAAACAGCGCGGCTGCGCCGATCGCAGCCAGCGCAAAAGCCGCGTTTCGAGAGCGCCCCGACAGGTTTCCCAAAACATTCACCTCGACTACCCCCAGCGATAGACAGCTACTCGACTAACGACACCGTCCACGTCAATTCTAACCGACCGAACTTAGGCTACCGCGCTTACGCTCACCTTACAGACCATCCTCCAGGTCTCTTTCACCCGCTCTTTTTTGGGGCGTTCAAACCATCCACTTGCCACGATTCAAATGAGGACTCGCTCGCGCGAGGCAAACTGTCGTGCTTCGCTTCGGGTCACGAAAATGCTATACGCCCAAGCGCGCGTCCGTCTATTGACTCTGCCGATCTTTTCGGACTCAAGCCGAAATCAGGATGACGAGGGACGCGGTGCGCTATCTTGCTTCCCGCCACATCGGGGATTTCGGACCTCCGTAATAACGCATAGGTCCGAGTGGCTGGGCCGGCTGCTGCGAGGCAAGCTGCAGGTGCGTTTCAGCCCCTCTTTGGCGGCAGTGACATGCGAAGTGGTGAAAGCGCAGGCGTCCCCTGTGAGCCTTTGCGGCTGCGTCGCCGCAAACCCCGACGGCCATGACCATGGCCATCAGCCCGACCAACCAGGTCCGCGCACTTCTCGCATTCATATCGATCAAAACAGCCTCCAGGAAAAACATGTGCGCACTTACTGGCCTGTCCACATCGGGGATTTCGGACCCCCGTAGTAGCGCAGTTGATTGCCGGCCTCGGATTTGTCGGACTTGGCGGCTCCCATATCCGCGGCGCATCCCGCAACGGCGGCGCTTAACGCGGCGACAGCGAACACGATTCCGATTCTTCGCTTCAATGCTGAAGCAATCATGACTGCCCTCCCTCACAGAGTGAGACCCGATCCCCAAGTGCCGCAAATCGACTCAGACGAAGCTTCAATATCCCGCGACAACAGGCCCGCCGAATTTGTAGTCGAGGCCAACCGTTACGACCGAATAGGTACTGTTGACGGTGTAGGGCAGTTGGCCGTTCGCCGTGAATATCGGCAGGCCCGGGCGGCTGTATGCATTGAAGTTGTAGTAGCGGTACTCCACCTTGCCGATCAGGTTGTCGGTCACCGCGTATGCGATACCGCCGCCAGCGGTCAGGCCATTGCCGTGAACCGTGAACTGATCGGCCCCCAACACCGGGGCGGTGTTGGTATGAAGCAAGTCGCCATAGGCCCAGCCGCCGGTGAAGAACAGCAGCAAGCGATCGACGGCGATACCGCCTCGCGCACGCAGCGTGCCGCCCCAGCGGAGACTATCCTGATCGACCGAGGTGGTCGGAAAGCTACCCGCGGCGATCGCGGCCGCATCATTACCGCTGATGCCGGACCAGAACCCATCGGCCTCAATACCGAGCACATAGTTGCCGCTTTGCCAGTTGAAGCCGGCCTCGCCGCCGGCCATGCCGCCCTGCGAACTGTAATTCGCCGTGTAATTGGCGAAGGTCGTAGCCGAACCCAGCGCATTGTTGACATTGTGGTTGCCCCACCCGCCGCCTCCGAACACGCCGACATAGAAGCCGGACCAATCATACGCGGGCGCTGTCGATGCCGGAGCCTTTGTGTAGACCGCAAGATCCGCCGCGAAAGCGGGACCCATCAGGCCCAGGACTCCGAGCGAAACGGAGGTAAGAAGAATTCGCTTCATTGTTATCCCCTGTCGAATTTATATGATGCAGTGTCCGGCGACCACTTGGGTCGCCGCGACTTTCCAGGCGTCAGAAGTGAATGATGATGTCCGCCGAGCCGATGACGGCCGTGCTCTTGTTTGGCGCAATACCGAGATTCGCATTGCCGTTGAATGCATTCGCGTTCAGCGACTTGTAGAAGGAAACCTCGGGCCGGATCTCGATTTGCGGCGAGAACCAGTGCTGCCAGCCGATGCCGGTCTCGACGTAGGCCGTCTTGGTGCCGGTGCGTTGCCCCTCCACGTCGTCAAAATATTCCAGGCGATACGAAATGTTGTCCAGCGCCGACGCCTTGTAGTTCACATATGTCAGGGCGGCGCGTGCCTCCGCTGTGCACGAGAACACAGTCGAGTTGGAGCACTGCGCGAGGAATGGCGAGTTGAACGGCATGATTTGAGGCGAGAACGGCGTACCTCCCGCGGCAAACGCGGCCGCAGCCGCGGGATTGTTCGCGTTGATCACGTTATTCTGGTGCTCATCATAAACTTCGAACGAGATGTGCCACCGGTCATCAAACTTGTGATAATACGTCAACCCATACCATTGCAGGTTGTTGTAGCCCCACTGGCCGCCATTGATGCCGTTCGCAACGACATTGACGTCATCGTTGCCGCTGTCGCTGGTCCACCGAACGCCGGCGGTGATGCTTGGCGTCGCGCCCGGATCTTTCAACATGGTGGTGTACGGAAAGAGCGGGTTCGGATCTGGATTTGTGATCTTCTGACCGACATGCCAGGGCATTGCTTCGGTACCGACCGTGACGCCTAACTGGAACATCCAGTTCTTGGTCGCCGCCAAGGTCGCTTCAACGCCGGTGTTGGTGTAATTGTCGAACGTATAGGTCATCGAGTGCGAGTACATGTAATTGTTGGGCGCGAGCTGGGCCTCGATGTCGGGAATGGAGATGTAACGCCCGAACCTGACCATGAGCCCTTCCATCACCTGCGGGATGAACACCTCGCCATAGGCCATCGGTATATCGAAGCCGTTGCTCGCGTTCTGGTTCAGCAATTGACTGCTGAATAGTCCGTAAGCGGTGGTGTAGCGATAGTTCGCGCCGTAGATCGGCGCGACGCGGAAGCCCCAGTCGACATGATCTTTTTGAACCGTGTCGGGCAGACGTTCGATATAGAGGACCGCCTGGTCGAGCTGCACCGTATTCGGATTGTAGTCATACGCAGCCGGCGCGTTGCCGCCACGCACCGTATTGTTGCTGAGGTTACCGCCGCCGTCGATCCAGCCGTAAACCTGGATGTGACTATCGTTCAGCGCCTGTCCAACGGCCGTATTTCCGATCGCGGTCATCAGCGGACTGTCGATTGAGCTGGTCCGTGTCACGCCGAGGCTGGTCGTGCCACCATAGGGCCACTCGGTGAACGGCATCGGGGGCGTGGTTTGCGGCGTCGGCGGCCAGTAGTCGCGGCGGCTCGGAGGCGCTTTCGGATCTGCCGGCGCGGCCTCATGTCCCCACTCGAGCCTGTAGTAGTTGACGAAGCGGGTAAAGAAGTCGCTGCCCAGATACGAGTCGAGACAAGCATAATTCTTGTAGGGATCGCAGGCATATCCCGACTTCATCGGGGGAATGGTATCCGCGGCGTTCGCCGCGTTGATCAGACAAATTGCTGTCAACGACACGCCCGCCAAAAAAAGCTTCTTCATAGTTTGCCCCAAGCTGTTGTCACAGGCGCCTTGTCGACGCACTTGCGATCTCGATAAGCGTGGAGCGATGTTTCGTTTTGGGGCCGAAAAAAAGCGATACGGTTTTCCGAGCCGCTTAGTTAAAATAAAATATCCAAAGTCGCGCTTTTGGGATTGCTTGCACACGTAAGCATCAATCGCTTATCGCGCTGCTCAAACTCCCACCGAAATTCGTGACGTTTCAGCAAAAATGCGCGACGCACCGCAATAATTTGTCTCGCTATGTGTCTTTTTGGCTATACCGCGCGCGATTAGGCGCAGTTTTTTCTACGTTGGAAAAACTCGGCGCTGCCGCGCGCTATTTTTTTGCTATGGAAACGACCGCGATTATCCATCGAAGATATATGCCGGGAATCGTTATGCTGACGCATTGAGCGAAATCGTTCGCTCATCGCGAGGCGTGACGATGGAAGTCGGGACAGTGGTTGCGAACGCCGCAGGTCACGCGGCAGTCGCCGACGAGACTGAAAACTCTGATCTCGGTTTCTTGCCGAAGCGCCTGACCGAGCAATGTCAGGGCCTGATCGAAAGTTATCATGAGTTGCACGGTTACACCTGCCTCCCAGACATATTGTGGAAGGCCCGGCTCGGACCGTTCATCGAAAACCATCGTGAATTTCGGCAGCTCCTGAAGAAGGCTTCGACGACCAGAAGTGCAAAGAAATCCAACCAGGGATTTGTGCGGATAGCGACCACAATATTGTCGCTTGAAATCCTGGCCAGCAGTTTTGCCGGCTGGAGCGCAATCTATCCGGAAGCGGGATTGACCGCGCATGCGCTGCTCAAGCGATATGCGCAAAGCCCGCATATGCCTCTGATGGAATTCTATCTGTATCCGCCAAAATATGTCAGCGCCGCCGCCATCGCGGCTCTCGCGCTCCCTCTGAATCGTCCGACAAGCGAAGCGGAGTTGTACCGAGCGTCAACGCCCGAACTCTCCGGGGAAAAGCTGGCGCTCAACTACGTCACTGCAATTCGGCAGTCGCGGGATGGAAGTTTGCCGCAGACCGCGTCGATCGCCTAAACTCCGCAGGCGACGGCGCAGGTTAATTCGCTTCGAATATATTACTTTTATATTTCTTGAAGCCACAAACGACATAGACTTTCTACGCCGAGATAGAGAATGCTTGCAACGCTGGGTGGTTGGCGACATCGGGGCAACGATCGACATAAGAACGGTGACGACTCTTCGCTGGTATTGCGATCAGCAATTGCTGGTCCTGCGAACCGGCCTTTCGGCGTCATGATCGAATGTTGCGGGGCGTGATCTTACTGCGGCTGGCGACGACCCGTGGTGACGATCATTCGGTGTTCTACGAGAGCTAATTCCTTGAATCTTTATCCGCCCATGGCCCGAAGACTCGCGAAAGTGGGGGCGAGGCCGGCTGGAACCAGCACCAGAATTGCCGCGCGGGTGCGGGCAAAACTGGCATTGCACCGCTTCCCGCAGACGGGTGTCTTGCCGCTGGGGGCGTCCCTGCTGTGCGTCGGCCTGGTCACCGCCGGCCTGCTTTTGCTTGATCAACCTCGCGCGCTTAGCCTCGCTCCGATCTCGTATCTGATACCCGTCATTATCGCCGCCACCCAATGGGGAATCTGGCCGGCCACCCTGGCGTCGATCGCAAGTACGGGCGCGATAGACTTCTTCTTTACTACTCCTCGTTACAGCTTCTGGATAGACGACCCGCAAGAGGTCGTCGATTTGCTGCTGTTTCTGACAGTGGCGCTGGTCAGCGGCAATCTTGCCTCGCGCTTGCGACGCGAGACAGAAACGCTGCGTCAGCGGGAGAAGGAAATTGCATACCTCTACGAATTCTCGCGGCTTCTGGCCGCCTGTTTCACCATATCGGACCTGATCTCCGCAATTCAGAATTACCTCTCCCGCACGCTCGGACAACAAGCCGTTTTCTTCGCGGCGACGGCCGATGGTCGGTTTGAACCACCCGAAGCCGGTTCAGTACCAAGCGTCGTGCAGGAAAGCGTCGGGTCAGTGTCCGCCACGATCGGAACTCCCTCACACGCCATCATTGATAATTCGACACAGAACATTTGGTTGCTTAGGACTGTGTGTTCCGAAACAGCAGTCCACGGCCTCGTTGCCGTCAACATCGGACACGGATCACACAAAGTCGATGCCAAGACGCGCCGCTTCGAGGCCATGCTTGAAGAAGTATCTCTGACGCTTCAGCGTCTCGATATCGAGAAGGCGATGGAGGACGCCCGGCTGCACCTGCAGGCGCAGCTTTTGAGGGACGCATTCCACGGCACACTCTCGCATGAGTTATGCTCGCCCTTGGCCGCCATCCAGGGTTCGGCAAGCGTTCTGGAAACGATGCCTCTGGTGCGGCAGGACAATCGTATCCGCTCGCTGGTCGAGGGAATGTCCGACGAAGTCGCGCAGCTTGAGGGCTTTATTAAGAACCTCCTGAGTGCAACACGGGTCATCGCGGGCGGCGTAATCCCGCGCCTCGAGTGGGCAGATCCCAGAGACATCGTCAACGCGGCCGTCAGGGGCAGAGTCCGGCGACTGGCGGCACACAAGGTCGAGATCGAATTCGCTGACGATTTGCCGCTGATCAATGTGGATTCCGGTCTTATCGAGGAATCGTGCGGACAGCTTCTCGAAAACGCCGCTAAATATTCTCCATCAGGCTCGACAGTCTCGATCGACACACGGGCCGAACATGGACGCGTCATCCTGTCGATTTCCGATCAAGGCGTCGGGATAACGCCGGACGAACAGCAGCAGCTGGGCCGCAGGTCTTTCCGCAGTCAACGCCACCAGGCCACAATCCCTGGATCCGGTCTGGGCTTTTGGATCGCATCGACATTTGTCAGAGCCAACGGCGGAACGATCGACATTTCAAGCCGGGGACAGGGACAGGGAACGAAGGCTTCCATCGCCCTGCCCGCTCCCAGAGAGCTGACGGGCTTTAGCCAATGAATAAGCCCTCCAACGTCGTACTGCTGATTGACGACGAGCCGAAAATAAGACGGTTTCTTCGCGCCGGCTTCGAACTTCACGGCTTCTCGGTGATCGAGGCCGAAAGCGCGGCCGACGGGCTGAAGGCCGCGACATTCAACGCGCCGGACCTCATCGTGCTTGATCTGGCTTTGCCCGATCTGCACGGAACGGAAGTTCTCGATCGGCTGCGATCATGGTCGAACGTACCCGTCATCATTCTCTCGGTTGTCTCGGGAGAGGACGAAAAGGTTCGGCTTCTCCAGTCCGGTGCCGACGACTACGTCGTCAAACCGTTCGGTATGGCCGAACTGCTCGCGCGCAGCGAAGCCGCGCTGCGGCGATACTTCAAGACCGCAACCGAGAATCCGGTCGTATCGGCCGGCCCTCTCTCCGTTGATCTTGTGGGGCGCGCCGTTTCGCTCAACAAGAACCAGATCAGGTTGACTCGAAAAGAGTACCGCCTGCTCCACATTCTGGCGACGCATGTCGGCCTCGTCGTCACGCACGACCAGTTGTTGAAAGAAATCTGGAGCGGCAATCAGAGAGACAATATCCAGTACCTGCGGATTCTCGTTCGCAAACTGCGACAGAAAATCGAGACCGATCCGAATCACCCTCGCCTTCTCGTAACCGAGTCGGGTGTGGGCTATCGCCTTCAGGCTCGCCTTGAGGACAGCGCGGTGGGCTAAACAGAATGCTCCAGGGCGGTGAAATGCACCCAAGTCATTTGACGGGATCCAGATAAAGCAATTTTAGCGAATTGGGTACGTAGGTAACGTGTGGTCTGCCGCCTGCCTTGGTTGGCAAATCAATTTTTTCGACGTCGGCAGCCACTAAAAAGAGACGGCCTGTTTCCGGATCGATCGCCATCGTCCGTGCGCCTGGTGACGTCTTGATCGCGTCAGAAAGCACGAAGGTCTGAGCGTCCTTCTCCTGAACCACACTTAGCGTGCCGTCACCGTTGGAGCTGAAGATCAGCTTGCGGATTGGATCGAAGGCAGCCCCATCGGTTGAGCTTCCGATCGGCAGAGTCGCAACATTGGCTCCGGATTCCGCATCGACTACAACCATGACGTTGTTGGCGCATGTTGCGAACAGACGGCGAGTTTCCGGATCCATCGCCAGACCGTGCGGCGTCTTGCAAGCCGGCATCGGCCAATGGGCCTCGACCTTGTTTGTTCTCGCGTCGATCTTGACGATTTCGTTGTTGGCCGCGCCGTTGACAAATAGCGTACCTTTGCCATCCGCGACGCCCGGCTCTAACCCGGCCCCGACATCGATTGTTGAAACAGTCGTGTTCGTTTCGGGGTCAATCACGGTTAGGGAGCCGCTGTCTCCGTTAATGACATAGATGTGCCCGGTCACCGGTTCATAGACAATTGCATCGGCGTCGGGAGCGGCCTTGATCTGCTTCAGCGGCTTGAGCGATTTCAGATCAAATGCAGCCGCGGTCCCGGCCTTGCCGTCGTCCGTGTAACCTTGGTTGGTCTTGGTTGAGACTGCAATTCCGTGCGTACCTCCGGGAAAAGGGCCGATCTGCCCGACGACTTCGCCCGTTGTTTCATTGACAACGGTGACATGGTCACCATGCGCGACGTAGACACGCTTGCCGGAGGGATCGAAGACCACGAAGTCCCAGCGTTCGCCGCCGCCGAGTGCCACAGTTCTTGTCACGCGATAGGCTGGTGATGCTGGATTGGCGTAAACAGGCGGACTCGAGCAAAATGCGAACAGCATGCCGGCGGCGCCGAGGACATTGTAGCCCAATTGCAAGATCTTCTTTATCAAACCGTTCAACATGGGATTCCTTGTTGGGCTGCTTATGAGGCACGCCGGCTTTCGCCAGCATGGCTACCGGCTTTTTGAGGCAGGATCAGGATGCACGCAACGATGAAGGCCGCGAGAATCGCCGAGGCATAAAATCGGCTCACTGCCAGTCCGCCATCGGTGACCGGCTTGTCGAGCAGGTCGCCGACCGTTGCACCGAGGGGGCGTGTCAGGATGAAAGCGCCCCAAAACAGAAACGTGCGCGAGACATTCGTCCAGAAATACAGACCGGCGAGCACCACGAGGCCGGCGCCAAATACGCGAGCCCCGCCTTCGTAGCCGAGCCCGTTTGTGTCAGCCATCCAGTCGCCAAGCGCGGTGCCCAAGGTCTGTGAGAAAAGTATCGTCACCCAGTAGAACATCTCGGCCTTGGGCGACGTGATCGAGTCCACGGCAACGGAGCCGACCGACCGGTACCAAACGTACAAAGACGCGACGAGAAGCACTAAAAGGATCGATGCCCCGCCGGGATAGCCAATTCCGAGCGAGCGATCCGAGAAATCCGCCATCGTGGTACCCGCTGTCGTGGTCGCGACGATCACGAACCAGTACAGGAAGGGGTGGAATGATTTTGCCGATATCTGGGCAGTGACCGCGGCGACAAAGATTCCAATAAAGATGATGCTGCTGATTGCGTAGCCGAGGTTTAGCGACATGGAAGCGGCATCGCCGCCGGTTTCACCCAAGGTCGTCGCTGCAATCTTGATCACCCAAAAAATGAGAGTAACTTCGGGAACTTTGCTGAAGCCTTCTTTGGCAAACCTATTCATCGACTGTCTTTCAGTTCCTTACAAACGCACGCAAGGCGCGGGGACGCCTGCCACTCGCTGCGGGAAGAACGCAGACGACGATGGCTAGCGTGAGGCAACCGTGGCAGAAAAATCGCCCGCCGGATACCGTGATAAAAAATTGAGGGTAGCGACGACGGCCAGCGAACGGCAGGCCACCGTTTGTGCGCCCGACCCGCACGATTTAATTGGCCTTATGGTTAAGGCTCCTACTTTTCGCTGGTCCCGATCGGTGAAAACGCGATAACGGCCCTCACGGCGAATTGACTCGATGGCGGATTCGAAATGTTGGCAGTACTGCATCACGCCTCACTGAATGGTGAGATGTTCGCAAGCAATCGATTTATGCGCGGCCGCATCCGTTGGGCGATGCCTGTGTGCTGACCCGGCGCCATCGGCTGCTGCGATCAATGCCTTCGAAATTTCCCGTTAGCGATAGGCAGCGGCGCGACCATATGCGGCCGGGGCGAGAAATGATCACAATGGCTCTGGCGGTTGAAAAGGAAAATGCCATGACTGGATGAAGAATTATGATGGTATTGGCAACCGCCTCGCTGGCGGGGTCACTGCCTGCGACGGGTGCGCAGGCTCGCGGCGGAGGCGCTTCCACAATTACCGACTTACGGCCGATCGAGAGCCATAAAGCCGTCCGTCAGCGTCTGCATGAAGCTCACGATCGCATCCTCTTCTGCCTCCGACAGGCCGAGGTGCCCGACTTTGCTCCTGTTCATGTTTTGGGTCGATTCCGGCGCGGGCCAGCAGGTCGTGCCTTCACCGGCATCGTGGGGCTGGCAGCGCGGCAGCACGTCGCGCGTGTTGTAGAAATGCACGATCTGCTTCAGGCTCGTGAAATATCCGTTATGCCCGTAGGCCTTGACGAAGGACGGATACGGCCGCTTGTCCACGTTGCGAAGCGTCGGCACCTGAAATCGTGCCTGGTTGTCCGGCGCCAGCTTGAGCCATCGCGCATCGACCGCCGAGGGCTGGCTGAGGACATGTCCGTTGCTGAGAAAAGTGCCGACACCGCCATCGACGTATGACGATCCCAGCGGATTGGCGACATAGCCCAACGCGTCGGGCCTATTCTCCTCATAATAAGGAAGCCTCGGGTTGGCGGGAGTGCCGATATTGCTGGCGGTGAAGTCGGTGAACAGCGGATCCTCGCCAGGTCCGCCGTCACGGTGGCATTCGTTGCATCGCGCCTGGCCTCGGAACAGAGCGTATCCTTGTTGCTCCTGCGCCGTGAACTGGACCTTGTTGGCGCGCACCGCGTCGAATTTCGACGTGAACGGGGTCACCTCGGCAGAGGCTTCGTAGCCGGCGATAGATTGCGCCATCTGATCGAAGGTCGTGCCGACCCGACCGCGATCTGTTGGGCTTAGGTGAACCGGCAACGGCTCCGCGGCCGCCGGCGGCCCGGGCCGGTCGCAGACCTTCTCCACATCAATCGGCCACGAGATCGCGAACGCCTGTGGTCCCCACACGCTTTCGAACAGAGCGCGGTAAGGCCGCTGCGAGGCGCGATAGACTGCGCAGGCGATATCGGGCAAGCCCATTTCCACCGGGTTGGTCGGCGGGCCTTGCGCCTGCTCGGCGGCCGGGTTGCCCAGCCGGCGTCCTGTTGCACGCATGTCCCAGAAATTGCCGCCGACGAGGTCGCCCTGCCCGGGATTGTAATGCAACACCGGCGAGAGCGGCGCATAGGCGTGCGTTTGCGGCTTGCGATTGCTGAATCGCGTGCGCACTGACCCGGGATAGGCGGCGGTGGTCCGGTTCAATTCCGACACCGGACCGGTAAAGCCCATCTCGGGCATGTGGCAGAAGGCACAAGCCTCGTTGCGGTTTACCGACAAATCCTTGTCGTACAGCATCAACTTGCCAAGCAATTCGACCTGCTGGGTCTGATTGTCCGGCGGCGCGGCGAGCCGCTCGGTTGCCTGCGCCTCGATGCGGTCAATCTCGAGCTCGACCTGCGCGATTTCCTGTAGCGCCTGGGACGAGAGATTTGAGCTCGTCTCCTCCGCGTCCCGCGCATCCGCGCCCAGCGTGGAGAGGACCATGGCCCCGGCGATCGACAAAAGCGTGCGCTGTGTCATCACTTCGGAACCTCGGCAAGCCAGCGCTTAAC is part of the Bradyrhizobium erythrophlei genome and encodes:
- a CDS encoding efflux RND transporter periplasmic adaptor subunit; its protein translation is MNVLGNLSGRSRNAAFALAAIGAAALFWGRDFVGLAGNQAASTERSSSAATEQSGPGNAEQTPAVDLSEKQAGALKIAPVGSRQFAVLKTAVGTIDFNENMLVQVFSQYPGKILQAFHNIGDEVKAGDILFTIDSPDLLQAESALLASAGVLELQKRTLARATQLLKSGGSAQKDVDQSTSDQQTAEGNFKAAKNAVRIFGKSDAEIEQILSARKVESTLAVPSPISGKIVTRNAAPGFLTQPGNAPAPFSVADLSTMWMIANVIETDAPAYKLGQDVEVKVPAYPDTVFKGHVTALGSMIDPNSHRQLVRSEIDDPQHLLRSGMFASFVIHVGEPVRSLAVPAEGVVREGDGTMTVWVTGDGRRFVKRTVKLGLQQDGWDQILEGIQPGETVVTDGAVFLSNKLLLGDAG
- a CDS encoding outer membrane protein, giving the protein MKRILLTSVSLGVLGLMGPAFAADLAVYTKAPASTAPAYDWSGFYVGVFGGGGWGNHNVNNALGSATTFANYTANYSSQGGMAGGEAGFNWQSGNYVLGIEADGFWSGISGNDAAAIAAGSFPTTSVDQDSLRWGGTLRARGGIAVDRLLLFFTGGWAYGDLLHTNTAPVLGADQFTVHGNGLTAGGGIAYAVTDNLIGKVEYRYYNFNAYSRPGLPIFTANGQLPYTVNSTYSVVTVGLDYKFGGPVVAGY
- a CDS encoding outer membrane beta-barrel protein encodes the protein MKKLFLAGVSLTAICLINAANAADTIPPMKSGYACDPYKNYACLDSYLGSDFFTRFVNYYRLEWGHEAAPADPKAPPSRRDYWPPTPQTTPPMPFTEWPYGGTTSLGVTRTSSIDSPLMTAIGNTAVGQALNDSHIQVYGWIDGGGNLSNNTVRGGNAPAAYDYNPNTVQLDQAVLYIERLPDTVQKDHVDWGFRVAPIYGANYRYTTAYGLFSSQLLNQNASNGFDIPMAYGEVFIPQVMEGLMVRFGRYISIPDIEAQLAPNNYMYSHSMTYTFDNYTNTGVEATLAATKNWMFQLGVTVGTEAMPWHVGQKITNPDPNPLFPYTTMLKDPGATPSITAGVRWTSDSGNDDVNVVANGINGGQWGYNNLQWYGLTYYHKFDDRWHISFEVYDEHQNNVINANNPAAAAAFAAGGTPFSPQIMPFNSPFLAQCSNSTVFSCTAEARAALTYVNYKASALDNISYRLEYFDDVEGQRTGTKTAYVETGIGWQHWFSPQIEIRPEVSFYKSLNANAFNGNANLGIAPNKSTAVIGSADIIIHF
- a CDS encoding DUF4118 domain-containing protein, with the translated sequence MNLYPPMARRLAKVGARPAGTSTRIAARVRAKLALHRFPQTGVLPLGASLLCVGLVTAGLLLLDQPRALSLAPISYLIPVIIAATQWGIWPATLASIASTGAIDFFFTTPRYSFWIDDPQEVVDLLLFLTVALVSGNLASRLRRETETLRQREKEIAYLYEFSRLLAACFTISDLISAIQNYLSRTLGQQAVFFAATADGRFEPPEAGSVPSVVQESVGSVSATIGTPSHAIIDNSTQNIWLLRTVCSETAVHGLVAVNIGHGSHKVDAKTRRFEAMLEEVSLTLQRLDIEKAMEDARLHLQAQLLRDAFHGTLSHELCSPLAAIQGSASVLETMPLVRQDNRIRSLVEGMSDEVAQLEGFIKNLLSATRVIAGGVIPRLEWADPRDIVNAAVRGRVRRLAAHKVEIEFADDLPLINVDSGLIEESCGQLLENAAKYSPSGSTVSIDTRAEHGRVILSISDQGVGITPDEQQQLGRRSFRSQRHQATIPGSGLGFWIASTFVRANGGTIDISSRGQGQGTKASIALPAPRELTGFSQ
- a CDS encoding response regulator, which gives rise to MNKPSNVVLLIDDEPKIRRFLRAGFELHGFSVIEAESAADGLKAATFNAPDLIVLDLALPDLHGTEVLDRLRSWSNVPVIILSVVSGEDEKVRLLQSGADDYVVKPFGMAELLARSEAALRRYFKTATENPVVSAGPLSVDLVGRAVSLNKNQIRLTRKEYRLLHILATHVGLVVTHDQLLKEIWSGNQRDNIQYLRILVRKLRQKIETDPNHPRLLVTESGVGYRLQARLEDSAVG
- a CDS encoding YncE family protein, which produces MLNGLIKKILQLGYNVLGAAGMLFAFCSSPPVYANPASPAYRVTRTVALGGGERWDFVVFDPSGKRVYVAHGDHVTVVNETTGEVVGQIGPFPGGTHGIAVSTKTNQGYTDDGKAGTAAAFDLKSLKPLKQIKAAPDADAIVYEPVTGHIYVINGDSGSLTVIDPETNTTVSTIDVGAGLEPGVADGKGTLFVNGAANNEIVKIDARTNKVEAHWPMPACKTPHGLAMDPETRRLFATCANNVMVVVDAESGANVATLPIGSSTDGAAFDPIRKLIFSSNGDGTLSVVQEKDAQTFVLSDAIKTSPGARTMAIDPETGRLFLVAADVEKIDLPTKAGGRPHVTYVPNSLKLLYLDPVK
- a CDS encoding cytochrome-c peroxidase, which translates into the protein MTQRTLLSIAGAMVLSTLGADARDAEETSSNLSSQALQEIAQVELEIDRIEAQATERLAAPPDNQTQQVELLGKLMLYDKDLSVNRNEACAFCHMPEMGFTGPVSELNRTTAAYPGSVRTRFSNRKPQTHAYAPLSPVLHYNPGQGDLVGGNFWDMRATGRRLGNPAAEQAQGPPTNPVEMGLPDIACAVYRASQRPYRALFESVWGPQAFAISWPIDVEKVCDRPGPPAAAEPLPVHLSPTDRGRVGTTFDQMAQSIAGYEASAEVTPFTSKFDAVRANKVQFTAQEQQGYALFRGQARCNECHRDGGPGEDPLFTDFTASNIGTPANPRLPYYEENRPDALGYVANPLGSSYVDGGVGTFLSNGHVLSQPSAVDARWLKLAPDNQARFQVPTLRNVDKRPYPSFVKAYGHNGYFTSLKQIVHFYNTRDVLPRCQPHDAGEGTTCWPAPESTQNMNRSKVGHLGLSEAEEDAIVSFMQTLTDGFMALDRP